GTCTGTGGTCCCAATGTCTTCCGTTCGCTTTCACGATATTGACTCGATGTTTATAATAGACGCGTATGAatgcgatgatgatgttgccTTAATGCACTTCCCAAACACGATCGCAACTCAATTCAATAACGGCCCCTATTCACATCGACCCGAAACGAAGCAACGAACGCCCTCGTTGCGGTCGTCATCGAAGGGAGTACACGTGTTGATTCGCATAGTTCCACTGGAACGGTAGCTTTGCGAGTAATTATAACCATCCACTATAATGGCATTCAATAGCGACGATGCAAACACGCGACCGCTCAGTTCCCGGAATCGTTCCCTTCAAATCTATGGATAATTTACTTTCCGTCCCCAACAGCTATTGCCTACTGATAGTAAACTTGTCATACGCTAGCAGTTTGCCATCAGTCAGGGAGTTCAAATTCTATTGAAGAAGGCGTTTAACGACTGCATACTGTCGTCGATGCGCTACTGATTATGGATCTCGTTAACTGCAAGTGCTGCAGGTGCATCATTAAAAAAGCTTACGGTTACCTCATGATATGATGTAATTATAACTCGTTACACTAAGATCGTATTTAATCCATTGAactttttgtttaacaaacaTGTTTACGGTAACATGTTTGTAGTTAAATAATTGGAGGGTATTCTTAAAcaagtttttaattataatcacatatgaaaagaaaaaaaaaataaaatggaatttGAGCGATGGGGACGCCTGGTGATTAATGCGCTCAGCTTTGTTCTTGAAGAAATGTTACCAATTAGAACCAATGTCGTTTGGAAATTAAAACGTGGCTTAcctttttaatttcatcacaAAAGTAAAaggttaattatttttttgttgaactttTGGGCTGCGTAAAAACCATTAACGACAAGAACGAATAGAAAGAAACAATAATCCAAAGTTTTCACTAGTCAATCATTTCCATTGTAAATTTCTTTCCATCAGATTACCCTTCATTGGCTTTAGACTTTACTTTATTACTGTATTCTTGCTACATGTTTCGTTTTACAGGATGGTTAAcgttaaacataaaattttaatttttgcaaacaatcATTATACCACgcacgaccaaaaaaaaaaaacaatttcgacTAAAACAGGACAAGTGCAAACGAAAGtataaaattgttgaaaattcaaattCGCCCTCAATACTTCAACGGAACCCTTTACGATGGAACGaacaaaatgtgcaaaacaaagcaaataaatcacTAAACAGAAGGAAAGTTTACCCTCGCTAGATGTGTTTCTTGAAGAAGCTGCTTACCTTACGTTCGCGTTATCCGTGAAACACAGACACGCTTGTTAATAATACTGCACATcgcaaattaaaacattaaagaaaaGCGTTCCGGTTCAATCGATGATGGTTGGTGCTCACTTTCAGGGCACTTTGCTAGCAACTGAATCGTACAACACGTACATGGTGCAGAATGAAGATAGAATGGTAATAAGGAGAGGGAAAGGGACGATGGGACACTTAACTATTATTCTTCGATAGGCACCGTCGCATACTTTTAGTTCGTTCTCAGCTGATAGTCACCGTTCTGGGTGATGTATCGCACCCAGGGCAGGGCTTGGTATCCACTTTTTtcgataatttttaaataacgcACCTAAAAACAAAGAACCGCAAAGTGATCATCAGCACTTGGAATGTGTATGGATATTTCTTCATCTCACTTACCTGAATGCCGGATGTAGTAAAGTAGGGAATTTCAAACTTCACCTGAATCGGAGGCTTTCCCTCACTGTCTTCACATTCTACACTGGGCAGACCAAAGTGGGCACGCATTAAATATTCCTTACCACCCTGAAAAAGaccacaaaacaaattcatcatAAGTAAccgtttttaattaattgtccTCGAAATGGTAATACACCCCACTCACCGGGAATGATTTAATGGTCCATGTAATGGCATTCTGCTCCGGTGCGTACTTTACGCTACCGATGGTGGTTTTAAATTTGGGCGAATCGGCATCAGCCGGGACCGGAATGACAATTTCCACATTGTTCGCCGTGGATCGACGTTTAAACTGCGACTTCGCCTTGATCATGTACTCCACTCGACTGTGCGCGTGACGCTCGATGACGGACTCAATCCAGATCAAAGGTTTCACGTGCGTGTTTAACCGATACGACATCAGCTCAAATTCCCCATCCGGTGGAATAAACGAGATCGTACGATCGTTCTCGAAACGAGACAATCGTACGCACTGGTGGAACTTCACATCCTCCAACTCGACGGATTTCGATTTGCCCCGTCCGGTGCTCTCGAACAGCACCTTATCGTTCAGGCCAAGGCGCAGTTCCGGCATGCCGGACAGGTAGACGCGCATTTTTATCGCTCCCACAATTTCACTTCGCAGCACATTGCCGTTAGCATTCGCTAGCAGATTGACGCTTTCGATCACATCCAAAAATACCTCATTCTTGCGATATTTTATGCCCTCCGAGCGCCACGATACCGCGTTCGTTACCGCCATCGGAATTCGTGGCTGTATTTCGAGCTTGTGGCCTTCCTGCGTAATGTACTCCTGCAGTATTTTACTGTCCGTCGTCTGCGGGTAACCGAAATCAATCAACTCATCCAACAGTTCGTAGATCACCACGAAATTGTCCCGTATGCTTTCCTCTTCCAGCTCCTTGAAGTACTCGGTAAACACCTGTACGACCTTGTGAAGGAAAACGAATACCAGCGCAATGTTGGCATTGCTTCGGGTGACCGAAACCAGGTACAGGTTGTTCGTCTTCACGTAAGCAAACGTGCATTCCGGCGTCTGGAGGATCGGTGTAATGAGcccttcttcttccttttccatCAACAGTGGCATGAACTTATCGATCACGCCCATATCGATGTGGCCGCGATAGTTGCGCGATATCAACACCTTTCCTTTTGCGTCGAGGATGAAAATTGCCGACGAAGACATGTTTCCCAAATTCGTCTACGCTGCCCAATCGGTGACGGACCTGAAAAGCGAAAATAGTTTATTTAGTGcttatgtttacattttcgcGCCCCCTTCGAAAGCAGATTATGTTTTTGCTGCCAGGTTCCACATCATCCACTTCAAATGAGTTGCGTTTTCCACTGGACTatatcaaacaaaccaaaccgtgAAAAAAGTATCACAATTTGTTCTTATCACAAGCAGATAGCCCATTTTCACGATATCATCTGGTAAGGTTCGCGTCACAGAATTGTTTTCGTACGAACAACCAGACGAAAACATAACATAATTACCATTGTAACACATTACATACCTTACGGTTTAATGATTATACTTAATGTCCGAAACTCACTTTATCTATTCAcagaaaaatcaacaatatAACTTTCCTAAAACAGCCGTAATTtctgaattttcaacattattgACCAACCAGAAATCCAGtcatcaattttcttttcttgaagTGATTTGACTGTCAATTTGACAGTTCTTTTGAACATGCGCGCTCCTGGAGGAATTTCAGTGAACTAGTGTGGTGAATTAACAATTCCCCTCTCGTACTCTATAAAGGCAGTGCGTTGCTTGATATTACagttaatttaaagaaaatacattattctctacaaatttattaattttgtatCGTATTCGCCCAATATAAAAAACTAACAGAGCACACCCTAAAACTTCGAAACAGTTTCCCCAAGTTCGAATCTCAAACGTCAAACAGCATGGGCGAAAATTAAAACCACCTGTAAAATCAGCTGTTTTCTATTTGGTTCACCAGCTCTGTCTATTCTATTGCGTCTTACAAACGGTCCAGCTCGCAATGTTCAAACCGGAAAGCCACGGACTTAGTCCGGACTTCCGGCTAACAAAATTCTCTACACTTCGAGGGTGAGGTTCGAAAGTTCCTCAAGATGTCCTAAACCGACTTCTTGCAGGAGTGTACACGGAACAATTAGGTGATAAggatgtgaaggaaaaaaatgacccGGAGGAGGGTGTTGGTAAGTAAACGGAAGGCATTTATCAACATCCAATAAgctaagttttatttttatttacctcACAGGAATAGGATTGGATTCATCTGTAATAGCGCTCAAACATGACCTCTTTTTGGTACAATCGGTTGATTTTTTCTACCCACTTATCGATGATCCATTTATGCTAGGCAAGATTGCGTTAGCCAACGTGGTAAGTGATGTGTTTGCCGTTGGTGCCACGGAAATCGATCAGATAAAGCTGATAGTTACCGCACCGACCGAATTCACCGACAAGGAACGGGAGGTGGTAGTGCCAATGGTAATGAAAGGATTTATGGAAGCTGCCAAGGAATGCAAAGCACCGGTCAAGATTGGTAGCATTGCGGAAAATCCTTGGTGTATAATTGGTGGTGCTGCTTCGGCTGTCTGTCATCGGTCGGAGCTGATAATGTACGTGATAAGATAATACTCGATGGGCATTGTAAATGATtgcaattttcattcatttgtaGGCCATACAACGCAGCAGAAGGTGATGTGATAGTGTTGACCAAACCGCTCGGCACACAGCTGGCAACGAATGCTTACATCTGGATGAACGAAAAGTCTGAAAACTGGACCCGACTACAGGAGCGTTTCAATGTGGCCGATATTGAAGAAACGTATCGTATCGCATTAGAGTCGATGTCCAGGTTAAACAAAGCGGGAGCGGAATTAATGCGTAAGCACCACGCACATGCGGCTACAGACGTCACAGGTTTTGGCATCTATGGGCATGCAGAAAATTTGGCATCGTTCCAGAAAGCCGAAGTAGATTTCCAACTCGATACGCTTCCCATCATTAAGAACGTGCGAGAAATAGCGGATGTTCTCGGTCGTAGCACAAAACTGCTCGGTGGTAAAGCGGTGGAAACTAGCGGCGGGTTGTTAATATGTTTACCTAGCACGAACGCAGCAGCATTCTGTGAAGAGTACAAACAATCTACTGCACATGAGGCGTGGATAGTAGGGTGTGTTGTAAAAGGCACTAGAGGTGTACAGATGAATCCAAATCTGAAAATCTTAACCGTGGAAGAATCCTAAGATCAGACGTATCGCAAAGGACGTGGAGATGGCTTCAAGCGTATGAAACGAATTTCGGAAAGGCTACAACGGCTGGGAAATTTGTGAAAGCTTTCTTGAACCATCATCCACCAATGTTGTGTTctgtttgattgaaataaagtgcatAAAAAGGAGAACTGTTTGGCATCCATTACAATTGaaactttaaaatatattgatGCATTTTAACGCGATTAGAAATTAACCAATACGGCCaagccgttctttatgaataaaattaacGGGATTAGAAAGAGATATTTAAATCCTCTTGTTCCGAAATAGCCTGCTGGATAGTTTCCTAATGTATGTTTACATTCGTACCGGTTGGTAacgcataaaataaaaacgattaaaCGAAATTCGTGAATTGAAAACTTTCATTCTGCGGCGAGCAATCATGTTCGAAGAATCAACCCAACCCTGACATCAGTTGGATGCAatttttgaatgcaaattattGAACGTACAACTTTGCGTCCTATTTTCGTCCTTTTGTATGACCCTGAACTATTTCAAGACTGCTCTATAGAGGATTATAATCCTTGATGAGCTGTGGTAATCTTACGGAACCAAAACGCATTTCTCTTTACGAGTCATGTCTCATGCCCAATGTGCACCAGATCGGTAACCAATGCATCGTGTATTAATAACGATATCCTTATTCATTTGTCTCGGAATACTAACACCAAGTTTGAAATAACCCAATTCTGGTCGACTAAAAATACTTTCCATTGTTAATAGCAGCCATGTACGCGAAATATCGGTATTACAATGACGCACACCACATTCTTAAAACCAATGATTATCGCCCACTTATCTACTGAGCTGTTATTTATCGTTCAAACTCTTAAAAACCTTGCTTGCACCTAACGAGACCAGTGAGGACTTTCTACCTTCGTATGTGTACTACATTTTTTATATCTGATTGTCTCTAGCACCAAAATGCTCATGAATCAAGATGAATGTAACTATTTCTGCTGATACTAAacttttaacataaaaagcaAGGACTTTCCGGTCACGTGGTAAAACTAGATCTTGATACGATCTGGTGATGCTAAACAATAAAGGACCTTGGACATAAAATTGTATTCTtataccaacaaacaaaattagtcTTCTGTTCGGATGAATGCAGCGAGAAGGCGATATCTACAAAACGtagtatatattttatttacaagtCTTTTGGTAAAAGGCGTatgtttgtgtaaaaaaaagcaaaagttcaCTTTGCCGAACTGGTACGGGGGCGTTTGCAGAAAGTATAAGTACAGAACGGGTACTGGTAATAATTCTATATTCAACACATTCAAAACTGGTCCTTTTGGCTCGTAACACTTCCTAGTCAAAAACAATGCGTATATCACATGCAATCCTAATAAAACCAATAGTCAagacattttttcaaaccacaAAATCAAACTGGTAAAAGAAAGGTAAACTGAAAATGGTTACTCAAAGCAGAGCCAtggtgagaaaagaaaaaaaacacgtgccCGGAAGGGTGTATCAGGTGTATGGCTGCACTTGGCAACGGAGTAATAAAAAGCAGATACTCCGCCGCAAAGAATCACCACGTTTTCCCTGGACACGTGCTGCTCCTTTAACCAGCCGGTGCAACGTTGTGACGGAATCGTTCGTTCTATAGCTTCTGAAGCTCTGTAGCGTTTTTGTAAATGCTTGCATTCGATGTTTTGATGATATCGACCGAAAACTCATCATCGTCCAGTGTCGCCAGCAGTTCATCCTCCTTCGATTCTTTGCCCCGACCGAATAACCTGCGTTgcgttggaaaagaaaatggtacaAATGCAATTACAAATGCACAACAACCACACCATATTGCACAATCCGGATCGATTTGCTTTCAACTTAAGGTGAGCGATGAAATAATaacgaaataataaataataccaaaatgtatgttttaccacttttatCCGACTACCAGTTTTCCATCAATCCTTACATGGCAGTGTATGGCTTGTTCCCGATGTGTCATACAGTGTGTGTCAAGGGCCAATCGTTTTATTACAATAACATATTCATAAAGAATgtcaaagaaaatgtttaaccgATAGATAATCCCAAGGTAGTAACAAAATAATAGTTCCAAAGCATAAATATAACAGTAAGTAACGAAATTAGACGACGCTTTGCTGGCACGTTCTAATAAGTGGAACAACGGTCATATTGTGTCGAACTAATTAATGATAAGCTATGTGTGATCGTTCTTCTAAAGAACGTAACGTCTATCGGAAACGTACGTTATATGAGACAGAGAAAGCGAAATTAGAAAACTATGGATTGCACAATATTCCAAAATCATCCCGATTGTGCGTTTCGCTGTTGATAACGTGCGTGCGTAAGTGAAGACAAAAGGGTGCATTAATGTGAGTTAGTGGTACAGGCAAAATAAGTAGTGTTAGGTGTTAACGGGTGTTCTAAGAaagctgaaaacaaaaatagaaaataatcatttgttaaacaaaacccgaaacaaataagataataattataaacCCCTCAATGATAATGGCGCGAAAAACAGCGAAAAGGTGATCTGTTAGTATCATTATTCCTTCCTCTTTGTTTCCTCAAACTGGTTCGTGTGGATGAAATCTGTACAATGTCATGATCTGTATGTGAGTCCTTTTGcactttttgctttgcttactTGGCCAGTGTGGAGCTAGTTGATCGAGCCAAATTCGGGCGCGGTATATCGTCGAGCCCACGATGCACAGAAATGGCATCCGGATCAAGGAAAGCACCGGCTTCGTTCAGTTCAACGTACTCCGCGGTCTGTAACGAGGCTTGTGTCGGTTTTTTGTACAGCTTGATCATAAGTGAGGAACACACCACCGAAACGGAACTAGCCGCCATGGCCGCCGATGCCATCCAAGGCTGAAAGAGCAAGAGGATGTAAAAAAACCGGTAATTTATTAAggttttgattttcattttactaAAAGAATTACTACACGTACCTCGAGTGTAAATCCAAACGGTGTAAACATACCAGCCGCCAGAGGAATACCTAGCAGATTGTACATACTGGCAAATAGGAAGTTCATATGAATCTTGCGCACCGTTTTTCGGGACAGATCCAAACAGGCCACCACATCAAGCAGATCATTCTGTATAGACAAAATAGACGGGAAAGATAGATAGATTAGAAAATTGCACGGTTGTGTTCACACAAAGTCAAATTCGACCTCACCCGCATTAGTACAACATCCGCAGCTTCGGCCGCTACATCCGTACCGGAGGCAATCGCAATTCCGACATCGGCCTGTGCCAATGCCGGACTATCGTTCACGCCGTCCCCAACCATTGCCACTCGGACACCCATTTCCTGTATCCGCTGAATCTTGGCCACCTTGTGCGATGGTAGCACCTCCGCAAATACACGATTTATTCCCACCTGGCGGGCTATACTTGCGGCCGTATTCTTATTGTCGCCCGTTAACAGAATCACCTCAATGCCCATTCGCTTCAGCGTGTACACGGCAAGATGGGCTTCCGGTTTCACCATATCCGACACGGACAGCATACAAACGAGCTGTCCATTGATTGCACACAGGATCGCCGTATGGCCCATCTGTTCCTCCTCCGACATTCGAATATTCACTTCGGGTGGCACTACTATCGCGTTCCTTGCCATCCACTCACGGTTCCCGATCAGCACGTTGTACTCGTTTACGTCGGCGAACGCTTCCGCAGTACCGTGGCCAGACGTTGGTTCACCGATTGGTTCCAGGTGCAACAGTTGTTGCAGTTCGATCGTATTCTTTTGCGAGGCACTTAGCTGCGGTATAAGCTCCTCCACCGTGGCACCGTGCATTGAGATTGATTGCTGTTGGTCGCTCCGGTACGAGTTTTGATAGTTCCGGATACGTTCCGACTGCTGCACACGTTTCAGCGTATCATCTACGTTCGAAATAACGCACCGGATCCCACACCCGGGAACAGCCGAGAAGTTACTGCACTTGCCAAACACATCTATTTCAAATGCTTCTTTAACATACTTCACAATGGCGGTTGCGATTGGATGTTCGCTGTTTGCTTCGGCCGCTCCAACAATGGTAAGGGCACGGGCGAGCGAACAAACGGCCGGTCGTACCAGCATGCAGATGCGAGACGTCATCGGCATACCGTGCGTGATCGTACCCGTCTTATCAAACACGATCGTCTTTACCTTGTGCGCGTTCTCTAGCGGACCGGCACCTTTCACCAAAATTCCATGCAATGCACCAACACCCGTCGAAACCATCACCGCCGTAGGTGTGGCAAGCCCGAGTGCACACGGACAAGCGATGGCAAGCACACTCAGCGCACAACGGAACGCATAGCTGATGATTATTTCCGAAGGCGTTAAACCTTCCTTATCGCGATCACTTGCCGGAATGTGCGAAATGTCGATGTATCCCGATACGATCCAGCCGATCAGCGTTACCACCGAAACGGTCACAACAAATGGCACAAAATAGCCCGCTATCCTGTCCGCAAGCTGTTGTATCGGTGCTTTCGATGTTTGTGCTTCCTCTACAAGTTTCACGATCTGCGCAAGTGTCGTGTGTTCTCCGGTGTGTGTCGCCTGCATCAACAGCAAACCGTTCTGATTGATCGAACCTCCAATCACGACCGCACCTTTACGCTTCGGTACCGGCATTGATTCGCCCGTGATTAAACTTTCGTCGCAGGTGGAATTGCCGCACAGAACTTTCCCATCGACCGGTACTTTGCTGCCTGGCACAACCTTTAAAATGTCACCTCGCTGTACCAGATCGACGGAGATAACTTTTTCCGACAGTACTGCATAATCCGTCCCGAGCGTTACCAGCGTTGCTTCCGTCGCTTTCAACGAAAGTAACTTCGAAAGTGCTTCGGACGTTTTACCCTTTGCGATGTGTTCCATCCACCGTCCGAGGGAGATGAAAATGAACAGCATCGGCGGTGTGTCGAAGAAGGTAAGCGGTGAGGTACGCTGCTCCAGCACCATCGCAGCGACAAGCACGCCGACCGAGTACAGATAGCTTACCGTGGTGGCCATCGTGATCAATACGTCCATGTTACTCGCGCCATGTTTCACTGCCCGGTACGCTTGAATGTAAAAGTGCCACCCGCCAAAGAACTGTACCGGTGTCGAGAGAGCGAACATGATCAGATTCTCTAGCGACAGGCCCGGTATCACACAGCACATATCCTCATGGCTGTGCTCATGCATCAGCACCATAAAGTATGCCATCGCGATCATGCATGGGCCACCGAACGCAAGCGAAACCAGAAACGCATTACGCCACTTGCGAATTTCCTCCTTGTGCTCTAAATAGCTGTGTGCCATTTTATCTTTGCCCGAAAGTACGCGTGCCGCAAAACCCAGGTTCTCGATCGCTTCACAAATTGTGCGTGCACCGGTTCGTTCGTTGTTGAATGTGAAACGGCCCCGTTTAAGAGCAAGGGCTACGGATGCCTGCAGCACACCCGGTATCTTCAGCGCCGTCTGTTCGATCTTCGCTACACACGAACCACACGTCATGCCGAGAATTTCGATCTCTACGTCCGTTTCGCCCGTTCCTGGTTCCTCCAGCACTTCGGTCGGAAAACCAAGTTCGGAGATGGATTTTGCGACGTCGGAGGGCGATGTTAACCGTTCGTCATACTTCACCTCAGCTTTCGCTGCTAGCAGTGCTATTAAAATCGATTCTACGCCGTATATTTTGCGACAATGTTTCTCTATCGCCGATACGCAGCTGGCACAAGTCATACCCTGCACGTGCAGAAAACATCGCCTCAGCTGTGCTGCGtcgtcttctttcttttttgaagTAAGGCTACCATTGCCTGCCACCAGTTGCTTCCCATTCGCTTGCGGAGACGACCGTAATCTTTGCTCGATTTGGTTCTGTTCGCCCGTAGCAACCTTTGCCTCGAAACCCATGTCGTCGATCTGTTCTGCGATTTTTTCCGCCGTTGTTAACCCCCCATCGTACTCCACCACACCGACTCGTTCGTCTAGCAGCACACGAATGGAAATCACCCCAGTCCGATCTTTCATCGTTCCTTCGATGTTTCTTACGCAAGACTGGCACGTCATGCCTTCGATGTTTATGCGTACTGTTCGTACATTCCCGCTGTGACCAACTGTTTCGCTGTCGCTTTCGACGCCTTCGACAAGGATGGAACGCTTTGCAGCCGATGTCGATGCTCCGGGTTCTGTGTAGGTGCATTCGAAGCCCATATCATCGATGTCTGCCGCTATCTGGGCAGGATCAGTAAGTGACGGATCGTAGTCAATGTAGCCGGCATTTTCTGCCAACACTACGTTGATCTTTATCACACCGAGCTTGTTGCCAATTGTACCTTCGATATTACGCACGCACGACTGACAGGTCATTCCGATGATGGGTAATCGTACTGAGGCCACGGGTTGCTCCAGCAATCCTGTTGACTCTCCGTAGTCGTCCATGTTTTCCCTACAATGACAAAAGCAGCCGTTAATAAAGGTTTCACTTCACTTTG
The DNA window shown above is from Anopheles funestus chromosome 3RL, idAnoFuneDA-416_04, whole genome shotgun sequence and carries:
- the LOC125769435 gene encoding AP-1 complex subunit mu-1, with product MSSSAIFILDAKGKVLISRNYRGHIDMGVIDKFMPLLMEKEEEGLITPILQTPECTFAYVKTNNLYLVSVTRSNANIALVFVFLHKVVQVFTEYFKELEEESIRDNFVVIYELLDELIDFGYPQTTDSKILQEYITQEGHKLEIQPRIPMAVTNAVSWRSEGIKYRKNEVFLDVIESVNLLANANGNVLRSEIVGAIKMRVYLSGMPELRLGLNDKVLFESTGRGKSKSVELEDVKFHQCVRLSRFENDRTISFIPPDGEFELMSYRLNTHVKPLIWIESVIERHAHSRVEYMIKAKSQFKRRSTANNVEIVIPVPADADSPKFKTTIGSVKYAPEQNAITWTIKSFPGGKEYLMRAHFGLPSVECEDSEGKPPIQVKFEIPYFTTSGIQVRYLKIIEKSGYQALPWVRYITQNGDYQLRTN
- the LOC125769438 gene encoding selenide, water dikinase 2-like; protein product: MFKPESHGLSPDFRLTKFSTLRGUGSKVPQDVLNRLLAGVYTEQLGDKDVKEKNDPEEGVGIGLDSSVIALKHDLFLVQSVDFFYPLIDDPFMLGKIALANVVSDVFAVGATEIDQIKLIVTAPTEFTDKEREVVVPMVMKGFMEAAKECKAPVKIGSIAENPWCIIGGAASAVCHRSELIMPYNAAEGDVIVLTKPLGTQLATNAYIWMNEKSENWTRLQERFNVADIEETYRIALESMSRLNKAGAELMRKHHAHAATDVTGFGIYGHAENLASFQKAEVDFQLDTLPIIKNVREIADVLGRSTKLLGGKAVETSGGLLICLPSTNAAAFCEEYKQSTAHEAWIVGCVVKGTRGVQMNPNLKILTVEES